From a single Gracilimonas sp. genomic region:
- a CDS encoding helix-turn-helix domain-containing protein — protein MPKTVGDLTLYSVDDLHEQLGISKMTLRTYLREGRIRGRKLGVSWYVTEEAIREYFNEPQEPSLQTSKKKSDKQYRYIVQGINDLVSETEECETIDEVISTLKEQAIISLFQVRIVDKESDEITEIIKAREFLERHA, from the coding sequence ATGCCCAAGACAGTAGGAGATTTAACGCTGTATTCGGTCGATGACCTGCATGAGCAACTCGGAATTTCAAAGATGACTTTGCGAACTTACCTTCGGGAAGGACGAATCCGGGGGCGAAAGCTGGGGGTTAGCTGGTATGTTACGGAAGAAGCCATCCGCGAGTATTTTAATGAGCCTCAGGAGCCATCACTCCAAACTTCAAAAAAGAAAAGTGATAAGCAGTACCGGTATATTGTGCAAGGCATTAACGACCTTGTGAGTGAAACCGAAGAATGCGAAACTATTGATGAAGTAATATCCACGCTGAAGGAACAGGCGATCATAAGCTTATTCCAGGTTCGGATTGTGGATAAAGAATCAGATGAAATCACAGAAATTATTAAAGCCAGAGAATTTTTAGAACGCCATGCTTAA
- a CDS encoding NUDIX hydrolase, with the protein MNEHKLLVEKTLTSKEVFNGKLLHVFYDEVRLPDGSTSTREWIKHPGACAVVPVFDNGDLMMIRQFRYPMKQIFWEVPAGKIDTGEQQDTTAMRELEEEAGVSTTDFTYVGHFYPGIGYSDEVIHIYVAWNLKPVPQKVDEDEFVTRQRIPFKEAVNMVHSGEINDGKTVICLLRAWQWWQNNEPFKLS; encoded by the coding sequence ATGAACGAGCACAAATTACTGGTAGAGAAAACCCTGACATCGAAAGAAGTTTTTAACGGAAAGCTGTTGCACGTTTTCTATGATGAAGTCCGGCTGCCGGATGGTTCGACTTCTACCCGGGAATGGATTAAACATCCCGGTGCCTGTGCTGTGGTTCCAGTTTTTGATAACGGAGACCTGATGATGATCCGCCAGTTTAGATATCCCATGAAACAGATTTTCTGGGAAGTCCCTGCCGGTAAAATTGATACCGGAGAGCAGCAAGATACTACCGCTATGCGGGAACTTGAGGAGGAAGCCGGCGTTTCTACAACTGATTTCACCTACGTCGGGCACTTTTACCCCGGCATCGGATATTCCGATGAAGTCATCCATATCTATGTGGCCTGGAACCTGAAGCCGGTTCCGCAGAAAGTAGATGAGGATGAGTTTGTTACCCGCCAGCGTATTCCTTTCAAAGAAGCAGTCAATATGGTTCACTCCGGAGAAATCAACGATGGGAAAACCGTGATCTGTTTACTCAGGGCATGGCAGTGGTGGCAGAATAATGAGCCTTTCAAGTTATCTTAA
- a CDS encoding CDP-alcohol phosphatidyltransferase family protein, whose product MANTTKNIDGKKVEVTGRVFTWSNTISFSRILVAFPVVYLHYLNDLQVNTAIMVLIVYGVISDYLDGFIARKTDTISELGKMIDPIADKLCALVLFVYTVWIGWIPLWFLIFAVIRDSMIMLGSYYIKKKYNKVAMAIMSGKISVNVLALYWIAVFFFPDAGSVHMFLMACSLTLMIISWIDYFNRYRLIMSGAEFN is encoded by the coding sequence TTGGCTAATACAACCAAAAATATAGATGGCAAGAAAGTGGAGGTAACAGGACGGGTATTTACCTGGTCCAATACCATTTCGTTCAGCCGTATTTTAGTGGCCTTTCCGGTGGTATATTTACATTACCTGAATGATTTGCAGGTGAATACCGCTATTATGGTATTAATTGTATATGGAGTGATATCCGATTACCTGGATGGTTTTATTGCCCGAAAGACCGACACCATCTCAGAACTGGGCAAGATGATTGACCCGATTGCCGATAAACTGTGTGCTCTCGTTCTGTTCGTGTACACTGTGTGGATAGGGTGGATTCCCCTTTGGTTTTTGATATTTGCAGTAATCCGGGACAGTATGATCATGCTGGGCTCGTACTATATCAAAAAGAAATATAATAAGGTGGCCATGGCCATTATGTCCGGAAAAATTTCTGTGAACGTGTTAGCCTTGTACTGGATCGCTGTGTTTTTCTTTCCGGATGCCGGAAGCGTTCATATGTTTTTGATGGCATGTTCACTCACATTAATGATTATCTCCTGGATCGATTACTTTAATCGCTACCGCCTGATTATGAGCGGAGCAGAATTCAATTAG
- the ftsY gene encoding signal recognition particle-docking protein FtsY — protein sequence MGFLEKLGLKKKEKLDEGVEKSRDGLLNKIGKAFVGKDKVDDAILDDLEEILITSDVGVNTTIEIIKKIEARVAKDKYVTQDELQAMLREEIVHLLEDNAPDKPAEFEAEFPINPHVILVVGVNGVGKTTTIGKLAHLYKKAGKKVILGAADTFRAAAVNQLKIWSERADVPIIQQGQNADPASVAYDTVAAAKARGSDVALIDTAGRLHNKKALMEELAKIKRVMGKVVEGAPHEVILVLDASTGQNAMQQAKAFTETVDITGLALTKLDGTAKGGIVIGVSHELSVPVKYIGLGEKIEDLQVFDRAGFVNALFGE from the coding sequence ATGGGATTTCTTGAAAAATTAGGACTGAAGAAAAAAGAAAAGCTTGACGAAGGTGTTGAGAAAAGCCGCGATGGCCTGCTCAATAAAATCGGGAAGGCCTTTGTCGGGAAAGATAAAGTTGATGATGCCATTCTGGATGACCTCGAAGAAATCCTGATTACTTCGGACGTAGGGGTTAACACCACCATCGAAATTATTAAGAAAATTGAAGCCCGGGTTGCCAAAGATAAGTATGTAACGCAGGATGAGCTGCAGGCAATGCTCCGGGAAGAAATTGTACACCTGCTGGAAGACAATGCCCCTGATAAACCCGCAGAATTTGAAGCTGAATTCCCCATCAACCCACACGTTATTTTAGTGGTTGGGGTGAATGGAGTCGGGAAAACGACCACCATCGGAAAGCTGGCTCACCTATATAAAAAAGCAGGCAAAAAAGTGATTTTAGGAGCTGCAGATACCTTCCGTGCGGCGGCGGTCAATCAGCTTAAAATCTGGAGCGAACGAGCGGATGTTCCCATCATCCAGCAGGGCCAAAATGCAGACCCGGCTTCCGTTGCCTACGACACGGTTGCAGCAGCTAAAGCCCGGGGAAGTGATGTTGCTTTGATTGATACAGCCGGCCGGCTTCACAACAAAAAAGCACTGATGGAAGAACTCGCTAAAATAAAGCGGGTGATGGGGAAGGTGGTGGAAGGAGCTCCCCATGAAGTGATTTTAGTACTGGATGCTTCCACCGGACAGAATGCCATGCAGCAGGCAAAAGCGTTCACTGAAACGGTAGATATCACCGGGCTGGCTCTCACTAAATTAGATGGAACGGCTAAAGGAGGGATCGTAATCGGAGTATCGCACGAGCTTAGCGTTCCTGTTAAATATATCGGGCTGGGTGAGAAAATCGAAGACCTTCAGGTATTTGACCGGGCCGGTTTTGTGAATGCGCTGTTTGGGGAATAA
- a CDS encoding CHAT domain-containing protein, with amino-acid sequence MKTVYLTAILMVSGFIPGLKAQDTASDSLYNQAHDLYRQAKYEQAADLFKEASESYLSVGDSADWALSILRQGDAFLNQGEVRKGEELFIYVSEHHPRNAEPSLKAQIFKNLGRVYRQMEQYEKSTGFYQKSIDFAAVTKDSSLIAQLNNNISYPYLYSGDYEKAFSYQKKAKEIYESIGEEYNLSFVLNGMFLTLRNLGLHKQANKYIRHSMDIRERKGNPDFMDVAYHNMAVSFNDMGQTDSAIIYYGKSLELSRMLENPYDITQTLINIGQLYKRSGEYDNALAYFNEALETNYQTERPRSIANNLKELAEVAILNDDLNNADSFYREALNWMKKVDSPQELAELYVDIAGLKLKQDKFGEAKEYVEEAKDISMGNYALQQSKAHTVLAEIYEAQGAFRKSVNQYRRAYTLYTGQSISSQIEPTINLAGAYSKIESDSAFTLADKAFALIDTVRTNVAGLTFRSGFFRDYAGFYNEVASWYVTQKNDPEKAFDLVEAAKARVLMDELAEARKKVYETLDEATLIKKQQKAKQIDRLYSQLEQADSKEGAAAIREELKDLEFEYQSFLNELHLNSRELKNFDYPRPVTLGKVQELLNKETAVVEYAFTHTGIIRLVVQRDNISASYIDSVSSTDARSFFTEHVRRFRQSITESEEKSTIYEQGSNLYDYLIPAFEEVEGPKTANLVIIPDGPLSFLPFEALSRNTRYLIQDFQVKYLPSASIYSFIQPPHRDTEYDLLALAGSGFESEESAAYPARSQASFASLPSTLLEVDSISVNFSKVKVLKNDDVTEATLKSHNLGNYRILHFATHANVDETNPFRSGLILSKKAEVESLFGEDGHLNSREISSLKLNADLVTLSACNTGMGKLVTGEGLLGLQRSFLSAGASSVMVSLWSVFDRSTSVFMSNFYSSMLAHQQEDYGMWNQTLDWFGMYEHPMIDYKTKAIRDAKLAMIDHPYYNHPVYWAPFILIGK; translated from the coding sequence ATGAAGACCGTTTACTTAACCGCTATTCTGATGGTATCGGGATTTATTCCGGGACTTAAGGCGCAAGATACCGCTTCAGATTCGCTGTACAATCAGGCCCATGATTTGTACCGGCAGGCCAAGTATGAGCAGGCGGCTGATCTGTTTAAGGAAGCATCTGAAAGTTACCTATCGGTTGGTGATTCTGCAGACTGGGCACTTTCCATTTTGAGACAAGGTGATGCTTTCTTGAATCAGGGTGAAGTAAGGAAAGGGGAGGAACTTTTTATATATGTAAGTGAACATCACCCAAGAAACGCGGAGCCCTCTTTAAAAGCCCAAATATTTAAAAATTTGGGGAGGGTGTACCGGCAGATGGAGCAATACGAGAAATCAACCGGGTTTTACCAAAAAAGTATTGACTTTGCGGCTGTCACTAAGGATTCATCCCTTATTGCGCAACTAAATAATAATATTTCCTACCCTTACCTGTACTCCGGAGATTATGAAAAGGCCTTTTCTTATCAGAAAAAAGCAAAAGAAATTTATGAGTCTATAGGAGAAGAGTATAATTTATCCTTTGTATTGAATGGCATGTTTCTGACGCTCAGAAATTTAGGACTCCATAAACAGGCTAATAAATACATCAGGCACAGTATGGATATAAGGGAAAGGAAGGGTAACCCAGACTTTATGGATGTTGCTTATCATAATATGGCCGTTAGTTTTAATGATATGGGGCAAACGGATAGTGCCATCATCTACTATGGAAAGTCACTGGAACTATCCCGCATGCTGGAGAACCCGTATGACATCACGCAGACGCTAATCAATATTGGTCAGCTTTATAAGCGCTCGGGTGAATATGATAATGCACTGGCTTATTTCAATGAGGCCCTTGAAACCAATTATCAGACTGAACGGCCACGTTCCATTGCCAACAACCTGAAAGAGCTGGCAGAAGTGGCCATTCTGAATGATGACCTGAATAACGCTGATAGTTTCTACCGGGAAGCACTGAACTGGATGAAAAAAGTGGATTCCCCTCAAGAGCTGGCTGAGCTTTATGTGGATATTGCCGGGTTAAAATTAAAGCAGGATAAGTTCGGCGAAGCCAAAGAGTATGTTGAGGAAGCAAAAGACATCTCCATGGGTAATTATGCTTTGCAGCAATCAAAGGCTCATACTGTACTTGCTGAAATTTACGAGGCACAAGGGGCATTCCGTAAAAGCGTGAATCAATACAGAAGGGCGTATACCTTGTATACCGGTCAAAGTATTTCTTCACAAATAGAGCCAACCATAAACCTTGCGGGGGCCTACAGTAAAATCGAATCGGACAGCGCCTTTACATTAGCCGACAAGGCTTTTGCTTTGATCGATACTGTCCGAACGAATGTGGCTGGACTTACTTTCAGATCAGGCTTTTTCCGGGATTATGCCGGGTTTTATAACGAGGTGGCTTCCTGGTATGTCACCCAAAAGAATGACCCGGAGAAGGCTTTTGACTTAGTTGAGGCTGCTAAAGCTCGTGTGCTGATGGATGAGTTAGCCGAGGCCCGTAAAAAAGTGTACGAAACGCTGGACGAAGCTACCCTGATCAAAAAGCAGCAGAAAGCTAAACAAATAGACCGGTTATACAGTCAGCTTGAACAAGCAGATTCAAAAGAGGGGGCTGCGGCAATCAGGGAAGAACTCAAAGATCTGGAATTCGAGTACCAATCTTTTCTGAACGAACTTCATTTAAACAGCAGAGAATTAAAGAATTTTGATTATCCGAGACCGGTAACCCTCGGCAAAGTACAGGAATTGCTGAATAAAGAAACGGCCGTTGTGGAGTATGCTTTTACCCACACCGGCATAATCAGGTTGGTGGTACAACGAGATAATATTTCTGCTTCCTATATAGATTCAGTGAGCTCAACGGATGCCCGGTCATTTTTTACAGAGCACGTGCGCCGTTTCCGCCAATCCATAACTGAATCAGAAGAGAAAAGCACGATATATGAGCAGGGTTCGAACTTGTATGATTATTTGATTCCGGCTTTTGAAGAAGTCGAAGGCCCGAAAACAGCAAACCTTGTTATCATTCCGGACGGTCCGTTGAGCTTCCTGCCCTTTGAAGCTTTAAGCAGAAACACCCGGTATCTGATCCAGGATTTCCAGGTTAAATACCTGCCCTCTGCATCCATTTATTCTTTTATACAACCTCCTCACCGGGATACGGAATATGACTTATTGGCTCTGGCCGGCTCCGGTTTTGAAAGTGAAGAAAGCGCAGCTTACCCGGCGCGTTCGCAGGCCTCATTTGCTTCATTGCCTTCAACTTTGCTGGAGGTGGATTCCATATCGGTGAATTTCAGTAAGGTTAAGGTTCTTAAGAATGATGATGTTACCGAAGCCACTTTGAAATCCCATAATCTGGGGAATTATCGAATCCTGCATTTTGCTACTCACGCCAATGTGGATGAAACCAATCCGTTTCGAAGCGGGCTCATACTTTCCAAAAAAGCTGAAGTGGAATCGTTATTTGGGGAAGACGGCCACCTGAATAGTCGCGAAATTTCCAGCCTGAAACTGAATGCCGATCTGGTAACGCTAAGCGCCTGTAATACCGGTATGGGTAAACTGGTGACTGGCGAGGGACTGCTGGGCTTACAGCGCTCATTTCTTTCCGCCGGAGCTTCATCGGTGATGGTAAGCTTATGGTCAGTTTTTGACCGAAGTACATCGGTGTTTATGTCGAACTTTTACAGCAGCATGTTAGCTCATCAGCAAGAGGATTACGGTATGTGGAATCAAACCCTGGATTGGTTTGGCATGTATGAACACCCGATGATTGATTACAAAACCAAAGCTATCCGAGATGCCAAACTGGCGATGATCGATCACCCTTATTACAACCACCCGGTGTACTGGGCTCCGTTTATTCTGATCGGTAAATAA
- a CDS encoding M28 family peptidase has translation MTNKALLFLLALSLSACSIFKKGPDTPPPTIYSFSEEITKDRLYNDLAVLAHDSLQGRETGTIGEEKAARYLSKRYAEIGLKPVGDDNSYFQHYELTQPAVEEVTYRLADGDEVVDNSTHNAQEIGNFVTLFGGSDTVSGPVVFAGAGMYNEAEGINHFPEDVSGKWLFVLYERSNTNMQYLQRALTSGGAVGTILIVGTDTTDFLQEAKTRQNYFGRGQGLNLKYLQEDDGSTAPAFNRVHPELGARMLGLENLEALAETQRKILEEPASFQAKPLEGQTLYHNPVVNENTVHTKNVVALLEGSDPELKNEVVVLSAHYDHVGVGQPDSTGDNIYNGADDDGSGTVATLHTAQAMAEAKAAGVGPKRSVLFLSVSGEEKGLLGSRYYSDHPIFSIENTVANINIDMIGRVDPEHQNSDSSYVYIIGGKIISSQMDSLTQMANVMGPNLVLSDRYNDLEDPNQFYRRSDHWNFGRLGVPFVFFFNGTHEDYHRPQDHIEKITFEPYLKRTKLVYNLTALLANSPDRPQVDNQEFIEKTQVDPR, from the coding sequence ATGACTAATAAAGCACTACTTTTTTTACTCGCATTATCCCTTTCTGCATGCAGTATTTTCAAGAAAGGACCTGACACACCTCCTCCAACCATTTATTCGTTTTCTGAAGAAATCACCAAAGATCGCTTATACAACGACCTGGCCGTATTGGCCCACGACTCTCTTCAGGGAAGGGAAACCGGAACCATTGGTGAAGAAAAAGCCGCACGCTATTTGTCCAAGCGATATGCGGAAATAGGACTGAAACCTGTAGGTGACGATAACTCCTATTTTCAACACTACGAACTTACCCAACCTGCCGTTGAAGAGGTTACCTACCGCCTTGCTGATGGTGATGAAGTAGTTGACAATTCAACTCATAACGCACAAGAAATCGGAAACTTTGTTACGCTTTTTGGCGGTAGTGACACCGTAAGCGGGCCTGTTGTTTTTGCAGGCGCCGGCATGTATAACGAAGCGGAAGGCATCAATCACTTTCCGGAAGATGTATCCGGTAAATGGTTGTTTGTGCTGTATGAGCGCTCTAACACCAACATGCAATACTTGCAAAGAGCACTTACATCTGGTGGCGCGGTAGGTACCATCCTGATTGTAGGAACCGACACCACCGACTTTCTTCAGGAAGCAAAAACACGCCAGAATTATTTTGGGCGCGGACAAGGACTGAACCTCAAGTATTTGCAGGAAGATGATGGCAGTACGGCTCCGGCATTCAACCGTGTTCACCCTGAACTGGGAGCCCGGATGCTTGGACTTGAAAACCTGGAGGCCTTAGCCGAAACACAAAGAAAAATTCTCGAAGAGCCTGCCTCTTTCCAAGCCAAGCCTTTGGAAGGACAAACGTTATACCACAATCCTGTTGTGAATGAGAATACGGTTCATACCAAAAACGTGGTTGCTTTACTGGAAGGAAGCGACCCGGAGCTGAAGAATGAAGTGGTAGTACTTAGCGCACACTACGATCACGTTGGTGTTGGTCAGCCCGATTCAACCGGAGATAACATTTACAACGGCGCCGATGACGACGGAAGTGGAACCGTAGCTACGCTGCATACCGCACAAGCCATGGCTGAGGCAAAAGCCGCCGGTGTTGGGCCAAAAAGAAGTGTTTTATTTTTGAGTGTATCCGGTGAGGAAAAAGGACTCTTAGGTTCCCGCTATTATTCCGACCACCCTATTTTCTCCATCGAGAATACGGTGGCGAACATTAACATTGACATGATTGGAAGGGTTGATCCTGAACACCAAAACAGTGACAGCAGCTATGTGTACATCATTGGTGGGAAAATTATTTCCTCACAAATGGACAGCCTTACTCAAATGGCCAATGTGATGGGGCCAAACCTGGTACTTAGCGACCGATATAATGATCTTGAAGATCCAAACCAGTTTTATCGCAGAAGTGACCACTGGAACTTTGGGCGACTTGGAGTGCCTTTTGTGTTTTTCTTTAACGGAACGCACGAAGATTATCACCGCCCGCAGGATCACATCGAAAAAATTACATTCGAGCCTTATTTAAAGCGCACAAAACTCGTTTATAACCTTACTGCTCTTTTAGCCAACTCCCCGGATCGCCCACAGGTTGACAACCAGGAGTTCATCGAAAAGACACAGGTTGATCCTCGGTAG